Below is a genomic region from Endomicrobiales bacterium.
GGCATCGCCCGAGGACGCCAGTTTTGCGGCATCGCCCGAGGACGCCAGTTGTGCGGCATCGCCCGAGGACGCCAGTTGTGCGGCATAGCCCGAGGACGCCAGTTGTGCGGCATCGCCCGAGGACGCAATTTTTGCGAAGTTGCCCGAATTTCTTATTTTACAAATGACATTTAAAAAATCTATTGCGGAAGTTATAAAATCTTTTAATACTATTTTTTTTACTATCTTGATATGATTAGTTACACTTTTTGAAGCATCTTTTTTTATTTCTCCCAATGCCTCAATTTCTGCAAATTCAGATGTAGTTAAATCGTAATAATCCAAAACATCAAATGGATTTTCGCAAAAGTGGAAACCTTCTTTACACAATTCTACTGCTCCATCATGTTTATATTTTTTTCCCTCTTCGTACTGAAAATTTTTACATTTTAATCCTTCATCAAACCCTTTAAATCCTTTCATTTTTTCTCTCCTTTAATAATATTTTATTACCTATATATAAAAACCGTGGGGAAACGAGGCCGAACCCGACAGGGATACATAAACCTCGCCCCCCCCCCACATTAGATGTTTGATTGAATTTCATTTGATTGGTTTTTGAATTTGTCGGGTTCATTTTTTTGTTCCTGCAATAACAGGTTAGCATAGTTATTAAATGCTTGTCAAGCTTTTTTTGGCAGATGTGACAAAAGTCACAGGTGAGCAAAAAAGGGATTTTATTTTCAGTCGGTGAAATTGTGTTTTCCGACGATTAAAAATAAATTTAAAGATATTTGACAAATGAAAAACAGTTTGGTATTATTTGCATAAGGATTTTGGTTGACTGCAACTGCCCGTAGCTTTTGTGGTCAGCCGAAATCTAAAGTTCTACGGGAGCTGAAAGTGCAAAATTTTCTCAAAATTTATTTAATAGTTTTCAAAAGCTCATATCATTTAATTGATGTGGGCTTTTTTTTTGTTTTTACATAAAGCAACAAGTAATAAAGGAACGGCAAACCTGAGAGACGGGGTTTGCCTAAGGGTTATATTGTATCTTGGCTCTATAACCTCAAGTATCGACAGAGATGTCAAACGGTCGGCAAGTGGGTGTTTCATACTTTGCGCCTAATACTTGCTCAAGACGCTTGCAAAAAACTGCGACGGACATTAAATTAACCTGCGTGAAAATTGCGACCATACATTAAAGAGTGTCTTTTTAAAAAGGCACAACGGTCTCGCTTTGCTTTACTGCTCTGGACATTAGTTTTTAACATAAATGCTTTAAAGATTTTAAAAAGACATAAAAGAAAGCAATAAATAAATTTGCAATTTTTTGCGCAAGAATTTAAACACTTCTAATGTAACAAGTATTTCAATAACCCCACAAAATACCCAAAATTAGCCAAAATCACCGTCATAGCATTCGTTTTAAGCGGGTTTTTTTAGGCACCCCTTATGTTTGTATGGCAAGCCAATAAAAAAAGACACTCTTTTTAAAAGTGTCTCTTTTGCAAAATAAATAGGCGGGTTATCACGGAAGGTTTAGGCGGGTTTTATATAATCATATTTTAGTTTTGTTAGATTGAATAATTTGCCCGGGCAAGTTTTGTCCGCAAAGTTGGTATGCCCTAAAACATTATATATGGCTATTTTAAATCGCCTCTGTAAATCTCGCACCAGAGAAGCAAGCAAAAAGTATTGTTCTTTAGTTGGCTCTACATTATTATAATTACCAATTAAACAAATACCTATGGCGGTTTCATTCTTTCCAACAGTATGCGCACCCTGCATTGTCATCGGTCTGCCAATTTGATATTCCAATCTACCATTTATCATCTCTAATCCAAAATGATAACCAATGTCTAAATCGGGTTTTGCTATGTATGAATTATAGTTTGGTGATTTTGGGTCTGAACTTCCTGTTTTTCCTGTGTGCCACTGCCGTATCTGTTCCCAGTTGTTAATTTTACTATCGGAAGTGGCAGAATGATGTAAAATAATTGATTGCCACGCCCTTGACGGTGAAGTCAGTAAATAATTTCTAAAATCCATTTTTTCCTCTTAATTACCCCAAAGTGGCACACTGGCTTTAATTCCTGTATGATTTTCATTCAATTTGAAATCATGTCCTGCCCAGATACCAAATTTCGCAAGTTTTGTGTCTGATAAATTTCCAACTATCCCCGCCCAGTCAAAATCAAGTGATAAAAATGGCATCCCATTTTCTTTGAAGGATGTTACTGCGCCAAAGTTTAGATTTAATCTCTGCCACGAAACAAGTTTTGTTTCTGCGCCGAGCAAACCCTCTGCCGTCTGAAAATCATATAATGCAATCGCAGAAGTGTTAGCAAGCGGGTAGGTAAATTCAATTTGCCCGAGCTTGAAATACGCCCCGTTTGAAAGTTCCGTCGCACTAACTACACCAACAAACCCAAACAACATCAACAACACTAAAAGTTTTTTCATACTGCCCCCTTTTTATTTATTACTTTTTCAAGCATTTCATTTTGCCAATCATTTAATTTTTCTTCCTTTGCAGAATTTCGCTTGTTTAAGTCGTCTATCATTTTATCTTTTGCATTTAATAATCTTTCATTCATCGCCATAACAAATTGTACAATTCCCCAAACACCCGTTAAAATTGAAAGAATAAATCCAAACAAACCACCAATAATATATGCCCATTTATCAAAAATAAATTTCAAAAGTTCACTATCATTTACCACTGTGCTTTTTATATCTCTGCCAGCCACCTGATTTTGAGTTTTATTATTAAAACCTGCAATTACATTCCCCTGCGCGTTCAATTTTAATTCCAACTTTTCAATTTTGCTTTCAAGCCCAACAATTTTTCCGTTCATCTCGGCTTTTACAACATTACTTTCATTTTCTTTGGTGGTAATATCTTGTTTCATAAGTTGCAAATCCGCTTCAAACAATCGGATTTTTTCTAACCCAAAAATAGCGTGTGCCTGAGTTGTAAAAAATAACAAAAACAAAATGCCTAAAAGTTTTTTCATAAATTACCCTCTTTTATCTAATTTTTTTCTTATGTCTGTTATTCCTTCAACAATATAATCAACCTTAGTTTCAAGGGTATTTATTTTTAGCCCATATTGTTCGCTTCTTGCTTCTAAAATACTAACTTTATTTTCATTTATTTCAATTCTGTAACCAGTCAAATACCACGCACCAACGATTGAAACAAATACTACCAAAACTGGGAAAATTACCGATAATATGTTCCATTGTTTCCCATTTTTCCAATTCAAATCTCTCATAAATGTACTCCCCTTTTATTTTGTTGAAACTTTTAACTCGTAAAAATCAGACGGCAACTCACTTATTGTTTTGCTTCTCGGAATTAACTCATAACCACCTTTTTGCCTGTCAAAAATATAATCAACTGCGTTTATAGAGAGTAATTTAATATGTTTCTGCTTTTTCATTGAGGCAAACGACTTCTTTTCTGCGGTGGTATCTAAAGTTACATTCAATAAACCATATTTTTTATTATAATTAGTTTCAAATCTTGTATTCTCAAACGGTTGCCGACTTTGTTTCAATCCTGCGTCAGTAAAATTGGTGTAAGTTTTTGCAGTTGACAAACCACTTGACCAATATCTTCCTTGCGGAAAATTAGACATATTAACCAAATAGGTGTAAGTGTCTGCGTGAAGCATAATCACCAAACCAGACAAAAACCAAGCAATTAAAACTCCCATTACAATAGATATTAAAAATTTATTAAGGTCAATCATTTTGCCCTCTGCCTTGTGTGTAAATTTGTTTTGCTAATGCTCTTGCTTTAGTTAAACTATTTACATTTTTATAAATTGCAATATCATCAACAATTCCGCTATTTGAATAAATGGTACTACCACTCCAAGTTATAATACCACTTTGAATCGTACCCCCACCGTCGGTTAAAACAGTTTTAGCCGTACCTGCTGACTGCAATGTAGCCAATTTTCCATTTACAAATATTTTCATTAACCCATCTCCACCTGAAGAAGTTCCCTTGAACCATAAACAGGTGTGATACCATCTGTTGGCAGGATACTCAGTACCAGCTAAAGGAGTATAATTCTCGGTTGCCCCTGCATCGTTTCCATTACTAAAATTAAAAAAACAATAAGCTATTCCTTTCCGAGTCGCTAAATTTAATCGCCACCCTTTCATATTTCCAAACTTACTTACTATTTCGTTGTATCGTTCCCCTTGAGAAGAAACATCGGCAGGATAAGCCCACGCCGAAACAAATAAATCATCACCAATAAATTCTATATCGCCTAAAGTTGAATAATGTAAATAACTATGTGCTATTCCACTTCCGAACTGTCCAGTAACCCAAGCACCGTTTGTTGTCCCTGCGGTAACTGTGCCTGTTGTTGCAGTAACTGAAGTCCCTTGCCCTTCATTCAGATGTGAAACGAAAACAGGACTATCCTGCAAAGAATTAACCTGCGCAGAAAAGGCGGTTGTCGCTAAAAATAATAATGCCATTATAATTTTAATCATTTGACCACCTCGTAAATTTAACCCTGATTTTTACCGTCGGGGCAATTCCTGTTGCGGGTGCATTATAAAATAAAACTGCAATCTGGGAATTTGCAGGAATTACAGTTTTAGCGTCTGGCACTACCAAAGAACCGTTATAAGTGGTTGTATCAACAACAAGTGAAACTGAAGCAGTTGTAGTACTAAAAACACTCGCCCAATAGCGAGTGCCTGTGGTCGTAGAGCTCCAAACAACATCATAATTACAAGCAGAAACTGTTGATAAATAACTTGCGTAGTAATTAACGGCCGTCAAAGTGATTTCTTTCTCATTCCAAAAATACTGCCCGTAATAAAACGGATAAGTTGTTGAACTTGCATAAACCTCACCTATATTAAAATCGTGCCACTCGGTAACAGTTAAACTTGTTACCGTTACTCCACCGCCTGCCTCTGCCCAAGAACCCGCCCCACTTAAAAAAGTAGTTGCCGATGGTGTCCCTGATGCTGATATATTCCCTGTTGTTATTTTAATGCCATCTGCGAGATAACCGTTATCAATACCTGTGGACGGCGAAACACTGAAAAATATTGGGTTGCCAGTTACAGTACTCGTGCTTACACTTCCGTCAGACCAAACAATGGAGCTAACATAAATTATATTGCTAAATGTATTTGTCGCCGTAAAATTATTGTAAATTGATTTTTGCGCTAAATCCGAAATTGAGAATGTTGAGTTTTGAACTGCTGTAATCTGCTGTTGAAGTGATGCTGTTGACACCCCTATTGCAGTTGTGCTTATGTTAACTAAAGACTTATCAGCAAAATAATCTTGATAAGTTGAACTGCTAATTTTTGTTATGCTACTACCGTCGGGAAACATAATTTCGTGAAATTGTTGCCTTGCACTCCAAGTGTTTGTGGTTATAAAAATATCATCTAATTGTTGCTTCAAAGAACCTATTGAAACTCCGATTGCGTTTGTGCTAATTGAAACCAATGATTTGTCAGCAAAATAGTTTTGGTAGGTTGTGCTACTTGCAGTGGTAAAACTTGTTCCATTTGCAAAAGTTATTGTAGATACATTTACCATTCCGTAAATATTTACCGCGTTATTTGCAATGCTCATCACTGTTGATGTGGACGATGGAACTAAATAATTTGTTGTGTTTAAGAAAAATATACTTCCATTACCACTATTGCCAGCACCTGAAATTAAAGATAAATTTCCACCTGTGGAATACGCAGCCCCATTTCCAGCTGTGATGTTTATATCTCCGGGAATATGATAACCCGACCCACCTCCTGAATTGCCTGTGTTAATATTTATATCGCCTGAGTCCCCACCACTTTGACCTACAGTTGCAAAGGTCATATTACTATTTGATGTATTAGGTATTGATATACCACCTCTATAATTGTATGTAGTATCACCGATTATATTTTCTACTATAAGTCCATAAGATACATATCTATTTTCTCCAGTCCAAATATTTGTGCCATTTAATAACTCAGTTTTTGAAAAAGAAGATGTTGTTAAATTATCAATTCTCAAATTGATTGCGTCTGTTGAGGTTTTTACCTCTGCCCTATCTGGGTAGTAAGTCAATAAAGTAGTACTGCTATTATCAATCCGTGTGTTTATTGCAGTTGTTGAGTTTATTACTTCCTGTTTGTCTGCAAAGTAGTTTTGAAAAGTCCCTGAGGTTATATTTACAATGGAATTATTTAAAGCAGTTGTTGCAATTCTTACCTCTTCCCTGTCGGCAAAATAAGTTTGATATGTTGTTGAACTTATTGAGGTTATTGCTAAATTTAATGCCGTTGTTGATAATCTAACCTGTTCTTTGTCCGCAAAATAATTCTGAAAACTTGTACTACTGTAAACAATTCCTGATGTTGATGTTAAAATTGTTCCGTCGGAAAATGTCGCCGAAGTTAAATGCAAATTCGGAATTATCGCAGAATAGCTTGATAAAAAAATAATTTCTGTGCTTGTATCTGCACCGATTGAATATGATTGAGACCCTATTATCCTATACCCAACAACATTTGGTTGTGTAGAGGTTTTTATTTGATACTTTGCCGCCTCTGCAACCCCGCAAATTCCTAAAATCATTAAACCTAATAAAATAATCTTTTTCATATTCTCCCCTTCCCCTCTATTCAATATCCATTAACGGAATGGCCTTCCAAACTCCACTCCGATATACTCGCAACATTATTGAGTCATCGCAATCGGTTATGAGATAAAGCGTTTTAGTATCTGGTGTTAATGCCCCTAATTCTGCCTCTGTGCAAATAAAAAACATATCATTGACTCGGTCAAAATTTGCCATAACTTCCGTCGCATCGGGAATATTCCCTTCACCATTTTGTAAAACTTTTGCAAATGTTCTCGCATTTCCAGTTGTAGAAGGCATCTTATATCTCCCTCGCAATAATATACAATTTCCAATCGGTTATATCTAATTCCAAACCAACAACACTTGCTAATAAATCAGCAACAGGTATCATATTTTTATTATACCAAAATATATCAGGTTTACCCCACCAAACCCTACTATCGCCCCAGTACCAATAAACATTGCAATTTATATTAACCGTATCAGACAATTCTAATTGCGGTAACATCTTACAAAGTATTCTCAATTCTCTCTTAGGATTTTTATATTCATCATAATAAATTGTTGCCAAACCACTTGTTAAATCCAAGTCGTCATCAATCCCAATACTGGAATTTTCTATACTTAACTCACGAGAGCCGTATTTAGTTATGCTGTGTGGCAATGTTTCACCTTCTGTTGTTGGCGATAAAATAGAAATAAATTTGCCGATAACAACTTTAATAAAATTGTAAATTCTCGCCCACCCAGAAATATCATTGTCAATAGAAATTATATTTGTTTTAGATGATAATTCCATATCAATAGTGGTATCAACATTTCTTGCTCTAAAAAAATACTTTCCAGTTGCGTCAACGCCAAGTTCATAGTTAATAAGTTTTGCATATTCTTCAATCACACTTTGCACCGTCTGCCCTGTAAAATCTGCAAGTGCAATATTCAAAGTGTCTATTTTATAAGTAAAAGTTTCTTTTTGAAGCTCTGGTGAAGTTCCGTCGGTAAGCAAACTTAAAACCGTTCTGAAACGGATATATCTTTTAACAGTTGAAGCAATAATTCCCGCAACTACCTCTAATTCTGCGTCATAATTTATGTCATCTGCCGAACTTTGAGAATAAACTTTTATCTCACCATCATTAACAATTTCTAATTTAGTGAAAGTGTTGTAAACATCTAAATTCGTTCCGCAGTCAACAACATCAACTAAATGTGCGGGCATAGACAAAATACAATAACCATAAGAACTCGCTATGATAGACCACCGTACATATCTTTTTGCAACTGTACTTGAATTTATCGTTGCTATATCACCATTTATTGTTGCAATTTTCCAATTATCATTATCATTGCTAAAATCAGAATTGCCACTTGTTTGTGTAATTAGTGCGATACTATCACCATTCACCGAAACAGGAAAAAATATTTTTCCGAAATTTGCAATTGAAAAATTTACTCCTAAATCAATTGAATTTGAAACGAGTTGACCAAAAATTGCATAATACCAAGTATCTCTTAGTGTTCCTAAATAGAATTCAGAAGTTGTTCCATTGGTGGCATTTGTAAACTTAATATTATTGGCAATAGCGATAGGTGTTGAGTCAATTTTTCCAATTAAATGATTGTCAATAAAAATATATAAAACATTATTAACTCCATAAAACATTTGATAATTGTGAAAATCATTTACATCTGCTGCCGTATATTCATAATTTAAACCATCACCCGATATTATAATTTTACCGTCAATTCTCTGAATTCTTACAAAATGTCCTTCACCGTGAGTCCATTCCACAAAGATTTCAAAATAACCATCACTTTCATTGTTTATTTTTAATGCTAAATCCACATTATGTAATCCAGCAATTTTTGAATACGAAATAGAAGTTGCAACACCCGATATATTTATATGTAAATTCCCAGATGGATTTATTTCTTCAATAATTGTTCCCGCTCCTGATGTTGATTTACTCCATACGGGAGTAGAGTTTTGAGGCAAAGCAGTTGCATTATAAATATTATCATATGTATAATTTGTTGGTTCAATTGTTTGTAGTGGAAATGTCCCCGTAATTGTTAAATTATTGTTTACGGATACATCACTTATTAAATTTTCAACTTTAACAAGCACACTCCCTAATTTTGTTTCCACATCAGCATTCCTACTTACCGTATCCATAGTTTCAAAATCTAATTTTGTATTCCAAAATTTATACTTTAAAAAATTCCCTAAATCTATCGTGCCAATTGTTCTGTCGGCAGAAAGAAAACCTGCCTCATCAAGCAAATATCCAATCAAAATTGAAAACTCAATATTTTTATACCAATGCCGATAATCGCAAGTAATAACCTGCCCTATCGCACATCCAAGAGGTAATGTAATTTTTGCAAAATTATCTTTATCGTTTAAATTTGAGACGGTATAATCTATGTCAACTAAAATTTCCTCGCCATCAATATAAACTGCGTCAATAAATCCAACGCCTTTGTAATCCGTAAAAAATTCTGCGTTCAAAGCACCCGTGCCAATTTGTTCACCTTCAACGATTTGAGAATTTCCGTGTATGTAATCGCAAGTAATTATATCCCCTGCAACTGGCGCAGTTAAAAAAGTTATCAAAGCCCCATAATAAGCGTGATATAAATTGCTAACCGTGTAGTGAGTTGCAAGCGTTTGCAAAACACCATTTTTATATACATTTTGCACTGATAAAGTATTTTTTTTGCCTGTGTAAAATTCTGTAATAAGTGCGCCTGTCCCGATTGTTTCCCCTGTAACTGTTTGACATACATTTTCCGCATTTGCCAATGAAAGTTGGATTTCTTTTCCTGATAAATTTATATTTACTGTTTTTGTTGAAAAATTACTTGTAATATCTTCATTTATTAAACCCGTGAAAGAATAAACATCTTCGGGTGTTCCATCTGCTAAAACATAGCCGATTTTAATTTCAATTTTTGTATTGAAACGCAAATAAATTGTATTAAAAAACTTTCCGTTTCCTTCGTTAAATTGTCCTGCGTCATTTTTCAATTCAAGTTGAACATTACTAACGCGCCAAATGTTTAAACCTTCTGTATCTAACTGCCAACTGATATTTGATTTAGTTTTAATGTATGGTTTTATGTCAGTTCCTGTTGTTTCCCAAATATAAGTGCTTGTCCCTGCATCCCAGTAACGGCGATACATTAAAACCTCATAAAAATACTTAAGGTTTTTTTTGTTCTGCGCCGTAAGAAAAGCATCTGTTATTATTTTCATTTATTGTTCTTCAATAGTCATACTCAATTTAAAGTATCCCCTTAAAGTGTCTTCGTCGTAATTAAAAGTATTTACCCAGACAACATTATAAATTGCGTCCAAATCATCTGAATAATTTAAGTAAAAAGTAAAATTTTCATCAGTGTCGTAAAGCGCTTTAAATAAAACTATTGATGCCAATGTAAGTAATTCAAAGTCAATGTTTGCGGCATATTTTTTGAAGAGTGTAAAAGTTTCAAGCGTCCCTGATGCTAAGCGATAATTCCCACCGTCTTTATAATCGGCTCTGATATGATTGTGTCTGCCTTCTGTTAATTCAAAAGTTTCTTTTAAACACCAAAACTGCCCGATTTTCTTTTCTTGGTTTGCTGTTATGGTACTTTGCATAAGCAATTTTATTTTTGAAGTTGTAACCGCAGAGGTTAATTTTACTCGCATCGTTGTCAATGCGTTTGCAGTAAAAGAAAATTCTGAAATATCTACATATGAGGAGCCATTCCACCATTGAAGTTTAAACTGTTTTAAATTTATGTTCTGCAAAACTAAAGTGTCAAAAATTCTATTTGTTGCTATCAATCCTTCATAAAAAACTATTTCAATGCTTGTGTTGTATCCGCTTTCGGAAGTTTCACCAACGCTTTGCCACTGCAAAGTTTTATTTTGATCATACAATCGTGCTTTTGTAGCGTTTCCGCTTGATACTGTTATAGTATCATCTGCTTTAATATAATTTTGAGAGAGAAAAAATGGGTTTGCCATATTTAATACGCCTCGCCTGAGCGTGATATTCCGATTTTAGTCATACTTTTTGCCATCGCTATTGCCTCAATCTGTCCGCTTTTAACCGCTTCTTTTAGTTGTTTTGCAATTCTATTTATATTATTGCCGTCAACATCACCGTTAATTATAATATCCCCAACAGAAAAAGTTTGAGAATTTGAGTTATTTTCCGTGCGACCATTTGCCATATCAAATAACCGCGCTTGTTGCCCTTGATTTAAAATCATCTCACCCGAATTAACCGCTGCTAAAACATTATCACCAGCATAAGAAGTTCCACCGACGACCCCTCCCCTTGTAAATTTTCCACCAAATGCTAAAATTGCCGCACCAATTGCCGCCCCAATCGCTATTGCTCCCCAAAGTGTCCACGCCGTCGCTGCCGCGGCCGCGGCCGCGCCAACAGCCGCATTTGCTGCCACCTCAATGTTTTTCCAAATAATTGTTAAAGCCGCCATTGCTTGTTTTCCCGTCGCCCAAATAATAACTTGTTTCGCCATCATATCTGCTAACTGTCCAATCAAAGCATTTCTCAAAACATCGCCAATTGCCTGCATTCCTTGAGATAGTCCGTCCCATCCATTTCCAATA
It encodes:
- a CDS encoding peptidoglycan recognition protein family protein, yielding MDFRNYLLTSPSRAWQSIILHHSATSDSKINNWEQIRQWHTGKTGSSDPKSPNYNSYIAKPDLDIGYHFGLEMINGRLEYQIGRPMTMQGAHTVGKNETAIGICLIGNYNNVEPTKEQYFLLASLVRDLQRRFKIAIYNVLGHTNFADKTCPGKLFNLTKLKYDYIKPA
- a CDS encoding LamG domain-containing protein, yielding MIKIIMALLFLATTAFSAQVNSLQDSPVFVSHLNEGQGTSVTATTGTVTAGTTNGAWVTGQFGSGIAHSYLHYSTLGDIEFIGDDLFVSAWAYPADVSSQGERYNEIVSKFGNMKGWRLNLATRKGIAYCFFNFSNGNDAGATENYTPLAGTEYPANRWYHTCLWFKGTSSGGDGLMKIFVNGKLATLQSAGTAKTVLTDGGGTIQSGIITWSGSTIYSNSGIVDDIAIYKNVNSLTKARALAKQIYTQGRGQND